Proteins encoded within one genomic window of Rhododendron vialii isolate Sample 1 chromosome 1a, ASM3025357v1:
- the LOC131324195 gene encoding uncharacterized protein LOC131324195 isoform X2: MAFFTSNPQLHSITLCKFPWNLNNSFKFHFPSSFLPIFSPPKHPPPLQPRFSPLLIVRTPCVHVDATLTSKQQEIPNETSNHSNDVTTSSGFSQSSANGKRVGRKNSKRSVSSVEVENPEMTSATRDGDARKRLDSSEEKGVYYVFCNLFLESIRKYLEKNVTGSVGSGESNRERDGKIGKGFGKKSKVNYPPGGKLKVGLDRWSKNGDFLSALIAYDSARVKGVKVDQWIYTVILYICTSAATGGFERVKSGSSGRSLSNLDPISEASSLNSDVMRKLLESLRQWKHSGPLELDYVLTEEGKNNLYSNSYLEELATVDNGKSNPRVKDGTIDIGIVGSETEVIEDGDYPKKLDIEVPRSTSGVSSTKIKEYALVRGFEIFHRMCREEVPMNEASLTSVARLCMALGDGDMAFFMVKQMKLRGIDPRLRSYGPALSAFCTCGDVDKAFTVEQHMLEHGVCSEEPELEALLKVSIEAGRTDKVYYLLHRLRTHFRKVSPSIAVLLEKWFTSKVASKVGKRKLDEKFIREAIENGGGGWHGQGWLGKGKWNVFRTSVGTDGLCKCCGQKLATEDLDPVETEKFAELVASLAAEREKNSSFQQFQGWLDFCGPFEAVVDGMNVGALARTTFRSSKQGLVVMLTKVNVVVNGILPLLPSKKWPLIVLYHRRLTGYNLDKPACKELIDKWKTADALYAPPTVSNVDWYWLYAAIKCKCLIVSNDEMKDNIFHLLGNDFFPRWKERHQVRFSFSDIGPVIHMPPPYSIVIQESEKGHWHIPIASESDNEGERTWLCITRGKSPRSTQVTATMHEDNRSPGATQVTATIHEDTQSPEATQVSATIQERNHSPQATQATATIHEQSQSPVYNKGSESSVDQTKTEAMPILLNDGNKNTDGDSKQQNDEFYKSIRNILSPLMPSISKDPTILSQIEAAEKLGGCVIDFEI, encoded by the exons ATGGCCTTCTTCACCTCCAACCCACAACTCCACTCAATCACTCTCTGTAAGTTTCCATGGAATCTTAACAATTCCTTCAAATTCCACTTTCCCTCTTCTTTTCTCCCCATTTTCTCACCACCCAAACACCCCCCTCCACTCCAACCACGCTTCTCACCTCTTCTTATAGTTCGCACACCCTGCGTCCACGTTGACGCCACGCTGACCTCCAAACAACAAGAAATCCCAAATGAAACCTCAAATCATAGCAATGATGTAACAACTTCATCTGGGTTTTCTCAATCTAGTGCTAATGGGAAAAGGGTAGGCAGAAAAAACAGTAAAAGGAGTGTTAGTTCAGTAGAGGTGGAAAACCCTGAGATGACTAGTGCCACAAGAGATGGGGACGCCCGAAAAAGATTGGATTCTAGTGAAGAAAAGGGAGTGTATTATGTGTTTTGTAACCTGTTTTTGGAAAGTATAAGGAAATATTTAGAGAAAAATGTGACAGGAAGTGTTGGCAGTGGAGAAAGTAATAGGGAGAGGGATGGAAAGATTGGGAAGGGTTTTGGTAAGAAAAGCAAGGTAAATTATCCGCCGGGGGGTAAGTTGAAGGTTGGGCTTGATAGATGGTCCAAGAATGGAGATTTCTTGAGTGCACTTATTGCGTACGATTCGGCTCGGGTAAAAGGTGTAAAAGTGGACCAGTGGATTTACACTGTTATACTGTATATTTGTACTTCTGCAGCTACTGGTGGTTTTGAACGCGTGAAGAGTGGGAGTAGTGGTCGGAGTTTGAGTAATTTGGACCCTATTAGTGAGGCTTCTTCTTTGAATTCTGACGTTATGCGTAAACTGTTGGAATCCTTACGCCAGTGGAAACATTCAGGTCCCTTGGAACTGGACTATGTTTTAACAGAAGAAGGGAAAAACAATTTGTATAGCAATTCCTATTTGGAGGAATTGGCAACAGTAGACAATGGGAAGTCCAATCCTCGGGTTAAGGATGGAACAATTGACATAGGAATTGTTGGTTCAGAAACCGAAGTTATTGAAGACGGTGATTACCCCAAAAAGTTAGATATTGAAGTGCCAAGATCAACGAGTGGGGTGAGTAGTACCAAGATCAAGGAGTATGCACTTGTGAGGGGATTCGAAATTTTTCATAGAATGTGCCGCGAAGAGGTCCCAATGAATGAAGCAAGCTTGACATCTGTTGCTAGACTGTGTATGGCATTGGGTGACGGTGACATGGCCTTTTTTATGGTAAAGCAAATGAAGCTTCGTGGAATAGACCCTAGATTGAGATCGTATGGTCCGGCTCTGTCTGCTTTCTGTACCTGTGGAGATGTCGACAAAGCGTTTACTGTTGAACAACACATGTTGGAGCATGGTGTATGTTCAGAAGAGCCAGAACTGGAGGCTCTCTTAAAAGTAAGTATAGAAGCAGGCAGAACTGATAAAGTTTATTATTTGTTACATAGACTTAGAACACACTTCAGGAAAGTGTCGCCTTCTATAGCAGTTTTGCTTGAGAAATGGTTTACAAGCAAGGTAGCTTCAAAAGTAGGGAAAAGGAAACTGGATGAAAAGTTTATACGGGaagcaattgaaaatggaggtggggGGTGGCATGGACAAGGTTGGTTGGGTAAAGGGAAGTGGAATGTTTTCCGCACGTCTGTTGGGACAGATGGCTTGTGCAAGTGTTGTGGTCAAAAGTTGGCAACAGAAGACCTTGATCCGGTAGAAACTGAAAAATTTGCTGAGTTGGTCGCATCTCTagctgcagagagagagaaaaactcaAGCTTCCAGCAGTTTCAG GGATGGCTTGACTTCTGTGGACCTTTTGAAGCAGTTGTAGATGGAATGAATGTTGGCGCTCTTGCTAGAACGACATTCAGATCATCGAAGCAGGGGCTGGTGGTAATGTTGACCAAG GTAAACGTTGTTGTGAATGGAATTCTTCCGCTGCTTCCTTCCAAAAAGTGGCCACTCATTGTGTTGTATCATAGACGTCTCACTGGTTATAATTTGGATAAACCAGCATGTAAGGAACTGATTGACAAATGGAAAACTGCCGACGCACTTTATGCCCCTCCCACAGTATCAAATGTTGATTG GTACTGGTTGTATGCAGCTATAAAGTGTAAATGCTTAATCGTGTCCAATGATGAGATGAAAGATAATATATTTCACCTTCTAGGAAATGATTTCTTCCCCAGATGGAAAGAAAGGCATCAA GTGCGGTTCAGTTTTTCTGATATTGGTCCGGTGATCCACATGCCGCCTCCTTACTCTATTGTAATTCAG GAGTCAGAGAAAGGTCACTGGCATATTCCAATTGCATCAGAGTCCGACAATGAAGGGGAAAGAACATGGTTGTGTATTACACGTGGTAAGTCACCTCGGTCAACACAAGTAACTGCTACCATGCATGAAGATAATCGCTCACCTGGTGCAACCCAAGTAACTGCTACCATACATGAAGACACTCAGTCACCTGAGGCAACACAAGTAAGTGCTACCATACAGGAACGTAATCACTCGCCTCAGGCAACGCAAGCAACTGCTACCATACATGAAC AATCGCAATCTCCAGTCTACAATAAAGGAAGTGAAAGCTCAGTCGATCAAACCAAAACTGAGGCAATGCCGATACTATTGAATGATGGCAACAAAAATACAGACGGCGACTCTAAACAGCAGAATGACGAATTTTACAAGAGTATCAGAAATATATTATCACCACTCATGCCCTCAATCTCAAAGGATCCAACAATCCTGTCACAAATTGAGGCTGCTGAGAAGCTCGGTGGCTGtgtgattgattttgaaatatGA
- the LOC131336396 gene encoding protein NUCLEAR FUSION DEFECTIVE 6, mitochondrial-like isoform X1, with protein sequence MASSMVASRLSSRLRPIALLKLHKGNSLSLDAPLLKSVSPSRSSAARRISRSSRLPVELSCLESMMPLHSAIASARLTSSLPLESSCWGLIPQGISMPL encoded by the exons ATGGCGTCGTCAATGGTAGCGTCTAGGTTATCTTCTCGCCTTCGACCAATCGCCCTCCTCAAACTCCACAAAGGAAATTCACTCTCGTTGGACGCCCCACTCCTCAAATCCGTCTCTCCCTCTCGTTCCTCCGCCGCCCGCCGCATTTCTCGCTCCTCAAG GTTACCAGTGGAGCTGAGCTGCTTGGAATCAATGATGCCATTGCACAGCGCAATAGCTTCAGCTCGGTTGACATCAAGCTTGCCCTTAGAGTCTAGTTGCTGGGGGTTAATTCCTCAAG GCATCTCGATGCCTTTATGA
- the LOC131336396 gene encoding uncharacterized protein LOC131336396 isoform X2: MASSMVASRLSSRLRPIALLKLHKGNSLSLDAPLLKSVSPSRSSAARRISRSSRHLDAFMTAYFQKDITGVTLFQIGIR, translated from the exons ATGGCGTCGTCAATGGTAGCGTCTAGGTTATCTTCTCGCCTTCGACCAATCGCCCTCCTCAAACTCCACAAAGGAAATTCACTCTCGTTGGACGCCCCACTCCTCAAATCCGTCTCTCCCTCTCGTTCCTCCGCCGCCCGCCGCATTTCTCGCTCCTCAAG GCATCTCGATGCCTTTATGACGGCCTATTTCCAGAAAGACATCACAGGGGTGACTTTGTTTCAGATAGGAAT ACGATAA
- the LOC131324195 gene encoding uncharacterized protein LOC131324195 isoform X3 — protein sequence MAFFTSNPQLHSITLCKFPWNLNNSFKFHFPSSFLPIFSPPKHPPPLQPRFSPLLIVRTPCVHVDATLTSKQQEIPNETSNHSNDVTTSSGFSQSSANGKRVGRKNSKRSVSSVEVENPEMTSATRDGDARKRLDSSEEKGVYYVFCNLFLESIRKYLEKNVTGSVGSGESNRERDGKIGKGFGKKSKVNYPPGGKLKVGLDRWSKNGDFLSALIAYDSARVKGVKVDQWIYTVILYICTSAATGGFERVKSGSSGRSLSNLDPISEASSLNSDVMRKLLESLRQWKHSGPLELDYVLTEEGKNNLYSNSYLEELATVDNGKSNPRVKDGTIDIGIVGSETEVIEDGDYPKKLDIEVPRSTSGVSSTKIKEYALVRGFEIFHRMCREEVPMNEASLTSVARLCMALGDGDMAFFMVKQMKLRGIDPRLRSYGPALSAFCTCGDVDKAFTVEQHMLEHGVCSEEPELEALLKVSIEAGRTDKVYYLLHRLRTHFRKVSPSIAVLLEKWFTSKVASKVGKRKLDEKFIREAIENGGGGWHGQGWLGKGKWNVFRTSVGTDGLCKCCGQKLATEDLDPVETEKFAELVASLAAEREKNSSFQQFQGWLDFCGPFEAVVDGMNVGALARTTFRSSKQGLVVMLTKVNVVVNGILPLLPSKKWPLIVLYHRRLTGYNLDKPACKELIDKWKTADALYAPPTVSNVDWYWLYAAIKCKCLIVSNDEMKDNIFHLLGNDFFPRWKERHQESEKGHWHIPIASESDNEGERTWLCITRGKSPRSTQVTATMHEDNRSPGATQVTATIHEDTQSPEATQVSATIQERNHSPQATQATATIHERNHSPEATQATATIHKESQSPVYNKGSESSVDQTKTEAMPILLNDGNKNTDGDSKQQNDEFYKSIRNILSPLMPSISKDPTILSQIEAAEKLGGCVIDFEI from the exons ATGGCCTTCTTCACCTCCAACCCACAACTCCACTCAATCACTCTCTGTAAGTTTCCATGGAATCTTAACAATTCCTTCAAATTCCACTTTCCCTCTTCTTTTCTCCCCATTTTCTCACCACCCAAACACCCCCCTCCACTCCAACCACGCTTCTCACCTCTTCTTATAGTTCGCACACCCTGCGTCCACGTTGACGCCACGCTGACCTCCAAACAACAAGAAATCCCAAATGAAACCTCAAATCATAGCAATGATGTAACAACTTCATCTGGGTTTTCTCAATCTAGTGCTAATGGGAAAAGGGTAGGCAGAAAAAACAGTAAAAGGAGTGTTAGTTCAGTAGAGGTGGAAAACCCTGAGATGACTAGTGCCACAAGAGATGGGGACGCCCGAAAAAGATTGGATTCTAGTGAAGAAAAGGGAGTGTATTATGTGTTTTGTAACCTGTTTTTGGAAAGTATAAGGAAATATTTAGAGAAAAATGTGACAGGAAGTGTTGGCAGTGGAGAAAGTAATAGGGAGAGGGATGGAAAGATTGGGAAGGGTTTTGGTAAGAAAAGCAAGGTAAATTATCCGCCGGGGGGTAAGTTGAAGGTTGGGCTTGATAGATGGTCCAAGAATGGAGATTTCTTGAGTGCACTTATTGCGTACGATTCGGCTCGGGTAAAAGGTGTAAAAGTGGACCAGTGGATTTACACTGTTATACTGTATATTTGTACTTCTGCAGCTACTGGTGGTTTTGAACGCGTGAAGAGTGGGAGTAGTGGTCGGAGTTTGAGTAATTTGGACCCTATTAGTGAGGCTTCTTCTTTGAATTCTGACGTTATGCGTAAACTGTTGGAATCCTTACGCCAGTGGAAACATTCAGGTCCCTTGGAACTGGACTATGTTTTAACAGAAGAAGGGAAAAACAATTTGTATAGCAATTCCTATTTGGAGGAATTGGCAACAGTAGACAATGGGAAGTCCAATCCTCGGGTTAAGGATGGAACAATTGACATAGGAATTGTTGGTTCAGAAACCGAAGTTATTGAAGACGGTGATTACCCCAAAAAGTTAGATATTGAAGTGCCAAGATCAACGAGTGGGGTGAGTAGTACCAAGATCAAGGAGTATGCACTTGTGAGGGGATTCGAAATTTTTCATAGAATGTGCCGCGAAGAGGTCCCAATGAATGAAGCAAGCTTGACATCTGTTGCTAGACTGTGTATGGCATTGGGTGACGGTGACATGGCCTTTTTTATGGTAAAGCAAATGAAGCTTCGTGGAATAGACCCTAGATTGAGATCGTATGGTCCGGCTCTGTCTGCTTTCTGTACCTGTGGAGATGTCGACAAAGCGTTTACTGTTGAACAACACATGTTGGAGCATGGTGTATGTTCAGAAGAGCCAGAACTGGAGGCTCTCTTAAAAGTAAGTATAGAAGCAGGCAGAACTGATAAAGTTTATTATTTGTTACATAGACTTAGAACACACTTCAGGAAAGTGTCGCCTTCTATAGCAGTTTTGCTTGAGAAATGGTTTACAAGCAAGGTAGCTTCAAAAGTAGGGAAAAGGAAACTGGATGAAAAGTTTATACGGGaagcaattgaaaatggaggtggggGGTGGCATGGACAAGGTTGGTTGGGTAAAGGGAAGTGGAATGTTTTCCGCACGTCTGTTGGGACAGATGGCTTGTGCAAGTGTTGTGGTCAAAAGTTGGCAACAGAAGACCTTGATCCGGTAGAAACTGAAAAATTTGCTGAGTTGGTCGCATCTCTagctgcagagagagagaaaaactcaAGCTTCCAGCAGTTTCAG GGATGGCTTGACTTCTGTGGACCTTTTGAAGCAGTTGTAGATGGAATGAATGTTGGCGCTCTTGCTAGAACGACATTCAGATCATCGAAGCAGGGGCTGGTGGTAATGTTGACCAAG GTAAACGTTGTTGTGAATGGAATTCTTCCGCTGCTTCCTTCCAAAAAGTGGCCACTCATTGTGTTGTATCATAGACGTCTCACTGGTTATAATTTGGATAAACCAGCATGTAAGGAACTGATTGACAAATGGAAAACTGCCGACGCACTTTATGCCCCTCCCACAGTATCAAATGTTGATTG GTACTGGTTGTATGCAGCTATAAAGTGTAAATGCTTAATCGTGTCCAATGATGAGATGAAAGATAATATATTTCACCTTCTAGGAAATGATTTCTTCCCCAGATGGAAAGAAAGGCATCAA GAGTCAGAGAAAGGTCACTGGCATATTCCAATTGCATCAGAGTCCGACAATGAAGGGGAAAGAACATGGTTGTGTATTACACGTGGTAAGTCACCTCGGTCAACACAAGTAACTGCTACCATGCATGAAGATAATCGCTCACCTGGTGCAACCCAAGTAACTGCTACCATACATGAAGACACTCAGTCACCTGAGGCAACACAAGTAAGTGCTACCATACAGGAACGTAATCACTCGCCTCAGGCAACGCAAGCAACTGCTACCATACATGAACGTAATCACTCGCCTGAGGCAACGCAAGCAACTGCTACCATACACAAAG AATCGCAATCTCCAGTCTACAATAAAGGAAGTGAAAGCTCAGTCGATCAAACCAAAACTGAGGCAATGCCGATACTATTGAATGATGGCAACAAAAATACAGACGGCGACTCTAAACAGCAGAATGACGAATTTTACAAGAGTATCAGAAATATATTATCACCACTCATGCCCTCAATCTCAAAGGATCCAACAATCCTGTCACAAATTGAGGCTGCTGAGAAGCTCGGTGGCTGtgtgattgattttgaaatatGA
- the LOC131324195 gene encoding uncharacterized protein LOC131324195 isoform X1: MAFFTSNPQLHSITLCKFPWNLNNSFKFHFPSSFLPIFSPPKHPPPLQPRFSPLLIVRTPCVHVDATLTSKQQEIPNETSNHSNDVTTSSGFSQSSANGKRVGRKNSKRSVSSVEVENPEMTSATRDGDARKRLDSSEEKGVYYVFCNLFLESIRKYLEKNVTGSVGSGESNRERDGKIGKGFGKKSKVNYPPGGKLKVGLDRWSKNGDFLSALIAYDSARVKGVKVDQWIYTVILYICTSAATGGFERVKSGSSGRSLSNLDPISEASSLNSDVMRKLLESLRQWKHSGPLELDYVLTEEGKNNLYSNSYLEELATVDNGKSNPRVKDGTIDIGIVGSETEVIEDGDYPKKLDIEVPRSTSGVSSTKIKEYALVRGFEIFHRMCREEVPMNEASLTSVARLCMALGDGDMAFFMVKQMKLRGIDPRLRSYGPALSAFCTCGDVDKAFTVEQHMLEHGVCSEEPELEALLKVSIEAGRTDKVYYLLHRLRTHFRKVSPSIAVLLEKWFTSKVASKVGKRKLDEKFIREAIENGGGGWHGQGWLGKGKWNVFRTSVGTDGLCKCCGQKLATEDLDPVETEKFAELVASLAAEREKNSSFQQFQGWLDFCGPFEAVVDGMNVGALARTTFRSSKQGLVVMLTKVNVVVNGILPLLPSKKWPLIVLYHRRLTGYNLDKPACKELIDKWKTADALYAPPTVSNVDWYWLYAAIKCKCLIVSNDEMKDNIFHLLGNDFFPRWKERHQVRFSFSDIGPVIHMPPPYSIVIQESEKGHWHIPIASESDNEGERTWLCITRGKSPRSTQVTATMHEDNRSPGATQVTATIHEDTQSPEATQVSATIQERNHSPQATQATATIHERNHSPEATQATATIHKESQSPVYNKGSESSVDQTKTEAMPILLNDGNKNTDGDSKQQNDEFYKSIRNILSPLMPSISKDPTILSQIEAAEKLGGCVIDFEI; encoded by the exons ATGGCCTTCTTCACCTCCAACCCACAACTCCACTCAATCACTCTCTGTAAGTTTCCATGGAATCTTAACAATTCCTTCAAATTCCACTTTCCCTCTTCTTTTCTCCCCATTTTCTCACCACCCAAACACCCCCCTCCACTCCAACCACGCTTCTCACCTCTTCTTATAGTTCGCACACCCTGCGTCCACGTTGACGCCACGCTGACCTCCAAACAACAAGAAATCCCAAATGAAACCTCAAATCATAGCAATGATGTAACAACTTCATCTGGGTTTTCTCAATCTAGTGCTAATGGGAAAAGGGTAGGCAGAAAAAACAGTAAAAGGAGTGTTAGTTCAGTAGAGGTGGAAAACCCTGAGATGACTAGTGCCACAAGAGATGGGGACGCCCGAAAAAGATTGGATTCTAGTGAAGAAAAGGGAGTGTATTATGTGTTTTGTAACCTGTTTTTGGAAAGTATAAGGAAATATTTAGAGAAAAATGTGACAGGAAGTGTTGGCAGTGGAGAAAGTAATAGGGAGAGGGATGGAAAGATTGGGAAGGGTTTTGGTAAGAAAAGCAAGGTAAATTATCCGCCGGGGGGTAAGTTGAAGGTTGGGCTTGATAGATGGTCCAAGAATGGAGATTTCTTGAGTGCACTTATTGCGTACGATTCGGCTCGGGTAAAAGGTGTAAAAGTGGACCAGTGGATTTACACTGTTATACTGTATATTTGTACTTCTGCAGCTACTGGTGGTTTTGAACGCGTGAAGAGTGGGAGTAGTGGTCGGAGTTTGAGTAATTTGGACCCTATTAGTGAGGCTTCTTCTTTGAATTCTGACGTTATGCGTAAACTGTTGGAATCCTTACGCCAGTGGAAACATTCAGGTCCCTTGGAACTGGACTATGTTTTAACAGAAGAAGGGAAAAACAATTTGTATAGCAATTCCTATTTGGAGGAATTGGCAACAGTAGACAATGGGAAGTCCAATCCTCGGGTTAAGGATGGAACAATTGACATAGGAATTGTTGGTTCAGAAACCGAAGTTATTGAAGACGGTGATTACCCCAAAAAGTTAGATATTGAAGTGCCAAGATCAACGAGTGGGGTGAGTAGTACCAAGATCAAGGAGTATGCACTTGTGAGGGGATTCGAAATTTTTCATAGAATGTGCCGCGAAGAGGTCCCAATGAATGAAGCAAGCTTGACATCTGTTGCTAGACTGTGTATGGCATTGGGTGACGGTGACATGGCCTTTTTTATGGTAAAGCAAATGAAGCTTCGTGGAATAGACCCTAGATTGAGATCGTATGGTCCGGCTCTGTCTGCTTTCTGTACCTGTGGAGATGTCGACAAAGCGTTTACTGTTGAACAACACATGTTGGAGCATGGTGTATGTTCAGAAGAGCCAGAACTGGAGGCTCTCTTAAAAGTAAGTATAGAAGCAGGCAGAACTGATAAAGTTTATTATTTGTTACATAGACTTAGAACACACTTCAGGAAAGTGTCGCCTTCTATAGCAGTTTTGCTTGAGAAATGGTTTACAAGCAAGGTAGCTTCAAAAGTAGGGAAAAGGAAACTGGATGAAAAGTTTATACGGGaagcaattgaaaatggaggtggggGGTGGCATGGACAAGGTTGGTTGGGTAAAGGGAAGTGGAATGTTTTCCGCACGTCTGTTGGGACAGATGGCTTGTGCAAGTGTTGTGGTCAAAAGTTGGCAACAGAAGACCTTGATCCGGTAGAAACTGAAAAATTTGCTGAGTTGGTCGCATCTCTagctgcagagagagagaaaaactcaAGCTTCCAGCAGTTTCAG GGATGGCTTGACTTCTGTGGACCTTTTGAAGCAGTTGTAGATGGAATGAATGTTGGCGCTCTTGCTAGAACGACATTCAGATCATCGAAGCAGGGGCTGGTGGTAATGTTGACCAAG GTAAACGTTGTTGTGAATGGAATTCTTCCGCTGCTTCCTTCCAAAAAGTGGCCACTCATTGTGTTGTATCATAGACGTCTCACTGGTTATAATTTGGATAAACCAGCATGTAAGGAACTGATTGACAAATGGAAAACTGCCGACGCACTTTATGCCCCTCCCACAGTATCAAATGTTGATTG GTACTGGTTGTATGCAGCTATAAAGTGTAAATGCTTAATCGTGTCCAATGATGAGATGAAAGATAATATATTTCACCTTCTAGGAAATGATTTCTTCCCCAGATGGAAAGAAAGGCATCAA GTGCGGTTCAGTTTTTCTGATATTGGTCCGGTGATCCACATGCCGCCTCCTTACTCTATTGTAATTCAG GAGTCAGAGAAAGGTCACTGGCATATTCCAATTGCATCAGAGTCCGACAATGAAGGGGAAAGAACATGGTTGTGTATTACACGTGGTAAGTCACCTCGGTCAACACAAGTAACTGCTACCATGCATGAAGATAATCGCTCACCTGGTGCAACCCAAGTAACTGCTACCATACATGAAGACACTCAGTCACCTGAGGCAACACAAGTAAGTGCTACCATACAGGAACGTAATCACTCGCCTCAGGCAACGCAAGCAACTGCTACCATACATGAACGTAATCACTCGCCTGAGGCAACGCAAGCAACTGCTACCATACACAAAG AATCGCAATCTCCAGTCTACAATAAAGGAAGTGAAAGCTCAGTCGATCAAACCAAAACTGAGGCAATGCCGATACTATTGAATGATGGCAACAAAAATACAGACGGCGACTCTAAACAGCAGAATGACGAATTTTACAAGAGTATCAGAAATATATTATCACCACTCATGCCCTCAATCTCAAAGGATCCAACAATCCTGTCACAAATTGAGGCTGCTGAGAAGCTCGGTGGCTGtgtgattgattttgaaatatGA